From the genome of Caloenas nicobarica isolate bCalNic1 chromosome 14, bCalNic1.hap1, whole genome shotgun sequence, one region includes:
- the BRI3 gene encoding membrane protein BRI3 — protein MDNKPLLQERPPAYSPAAQGAGYDYGQSNYGAIPPPQPGFQPPPPYPYPGAAAAAGYAVPPPTSQPNYSSTYTIIQQPATTTSVVVVGGCPACRVGVLEDTFTCLGVLCAIVFFPIGILFCLALRQRRCPNCGAAFG, from the exons atGGACAACAAGCCCCTGCTGCAGGAGCGGCCCCCCGCCTACAGCCCCGCCGCCCAGGGCGCGGGCTACGACTACGGGCAGAGCAACTACGGCGCCATCCCCCCGCCGCAGCCCGGCTTCCAGCCGCCCCCGCCCTACCCCTACCCGGGCGCCGCGGCTGCCGCAG GGTATGCTGTTCCTCCACCGACATCACAGCCAAACTATTCGAGCACGTACACCATTATTCAGCAGCCTGCCACCACCACTTCTGTAGTAGTCGTTGGTGGCTGTCCCGCCTGCAG GGTTGGCGTGTTGGAGGACACCTTCACCTGTCTCGGTGTTTTATGTGCCATTGTATTCTTTCCAATTGGGATTCTGTTCTGTCTTGCACTGAGGCAGAGAAGATGCCCTAATTGTGGGGCAGCTTTTGGCTAA